In Daphnia pulicaria isolate SC F1-1A chromosome 5, SC_F0-13Bv2, whole genome shotgun sequence, a single genomic region encodes these proteins:
- the LOC124340787 gene encoding protein turtle-like isoform X5 has translation MARVRRRIAFGLTRCCHDFTPACCSCRQFNETNKQESGAGEVQDGRSIYLSSDACSSYQRKNKSGRLRRHRFISSFLSKSTDGGCQQSLEQQPALRPTISQRSHLMPIISSHHTVVFIVVTLLHSLFTSGLSNPQDAEHLTAMVGDSIVFNCHIEFPEAHPVPYVIQWEKKGVEIPIFIWYENYLHTGEGYEGRVSRIAQQGSLEGSSHYGLASLNLTRIRESDQGWYSCLVNFLNRSPRQDKNGTLFHLNVHAPPRFTMTPEDVVYVSLGDPIILSCLAEGTPIPEILWYRDNELVHTSPSLAVANDGTELRISSIRQEDIGDYTCAAKNGQGSVRHTTKLVVAGGAVIIVPPLNVTRLEGDKLEMPCEARGLPGNFSVTWYRENHAVRSIPWLESRTLLKRDGTLVISPVHSDDRGLYSCEVTNGIGEPQRASAYIEVEYPARVTFTPTVQYLPLRLSGVVRCHVEAHPPFQFITWTKDKRIFDPFETPNVGVLKNGSLLFEKVSQENQGRYTCTPYNVHGTAGSSAVMEVLVREPPTFVTRPKPIYQHKIDDDIQMMCEAQGTPSPRVTWRRMDGRPLPRDRSREELGVLTLSKLRRTDFGYYECHVSNEVATLVATAHLVIEGTTPHAPYNITTESSEFSVSLEWLPGYSGGSDYSQNYVIWYRQEGATQWIPVDVDPPTNTKTVIHNLQPGTSYEFQVIGKNVLGDGMFSNIIKERTKGQRPPDPPPPGPSRATTSPAPSNSGDNDELRKYNVIVYPTDARGSTYIPALFRPTGPPPIAPENVTITETSDGIILSWSYPRRGNIAIAYFTVDYCYDDQWRRLSKSELKSTENNFQVKNLSPGKTYMFRINSHTLTSQASSEKVSYIIQRKIKDKAITAGIVGGILFFIVAIILAVCTVKCVNKRNKRRRREQENAYSMVACQMSADTRNGCQTGPAKSVPSRKLSSELSSSEASILATTIASLMLNRNSVASHQDGLADCPL, from the exons ATGGCTCGGGTCCGAAGGCGTATCGCATTCGGTCTTACCCGATGTTGCCACGATTTCACGCCCGCATGCTGCTCTTGCCGTCAATTCA ATGAAACAAACAAGCAGGAATCGGGCGCCGGTGAAGTCCAAGATGGCAGGTCGATCTACCTCTCGTCTGACGCTTGCAGCAGCTACCAGCGCAAAAATAAGTCCGGAAGGCTGCGGCGGCATCGATTTATCTCatcctttttatcaaaatccaCTGACGGTGGTTGCCAGCAATCGCTAGAGCAGCAGCCTGCACTACGACCCACGATCTCTCAACGCTCCCACCTTATGCCCATCATTTCGTCCCACCACACTGTTGTCTTCATTGTCGTCACTCTCCTCCACTCGCTATTCACCTCAG GATTAAGTAACCCACAGGACGCTGAACATCTGACGGCAATGGTAGGCGACTCGATCGTCTTCAACTGCCACATCGAGTTTCCAGAAGCCCATCCAGTTCCTTACGTCATTCAGTGGGAGAAAAAG GGAGTGGAGATacctatttttatttggtaCGAAAACTATTTGCATACGGGCGAAGGATACGAAGGCCGAGTGTCTCGCATAGCACAACAAGGCTCCCTCGAAGGCTCATCTCATTACGGCCTAGCTTCGCTCAACCTGACACGGATTCGTGAGTCCGATCAAGGCTGGTATTCGTGTTTGGTCAACTTTCTCAACCGATCGCCACGACAAGACAAGAATGGCACTCTCTTCCATCTTAACGTTCATG CTCCACCAAGATTTACGATGACTCCCGAAGACGTAGTCTACGTCAGCCTTGGAGATCCTATTATTCTGAGTTGCCTGGCAGAAGGAACACCCATCCCTGAGATCCTGTGGTATCGCGACAACGAGTTAGTTCACACCTCCCCCTCTCTGGCCGTGGCCAACGATGGCACTGAGCTGCGGATTTCGAGCATACGCCAGGAAGATATTGGCGACTACACGTGTGCAGCCAAGAATGGCCAAGGAAGTGTCCGACATACCACAAAACTCGTCGTTGCTG GAGGAGCCGTAATAATCGTTCCGCCATTGAACGTCACCAGACTGGAGGGTGACAAGTTGGAGATGCCATGTGAGGCACGGGGGCTTCCTGGCAACTTTAGCGTTACCTGGTACCGTGAAAATCATGCTGTGCGCTCGATCCCGTGGCTCGAGTCCCGCACTTTACTTAAAAGAGATGGTACTCTGGTTATCAGTCCCGTTCACTCGGACGACAGAGGGCTCTATTCATGCGAAGTCACCAACGGAATCGGCGAACCCCAGAGAGCGTCGGCCTATATAGAGGTTGAAT ATCCTGCTCGAGTGACGTTCACTCCAACGGTTCAGTATCTTCCATTGCGACTGTCGGGCGTAGTACGATGTCACGTCGAAGCTCATCCACCATTTCAATTCATCACGTGGACTAAGGACAAACGAATATTCGATCCTTTTGAAACGCCCAACGTCGGTGTCCTGAAAAACGGCTCGTTGCTTTTTGAAAAG GTGTCGCAAGAAAACCAAGGTCGTTATACATGCACGCCGTACAACGTCCATGGAACTGCAGGCTCGTCAGCTGTTATGGAAGTTCTTGTCCGAGAGCCGCCTACGTTCGTGACTCGACCCAAACCTATATACCAGCACAAGATTGACGACGACATTCAGATGATGTGCGAGGCTCAAGGAACTCCCAGTCCCCGCGTCACTTGGAGAAGG ATGGACGGACGGCCTCTGCCTCGTGACCGTTCCCGGGAGGAACTTGGCGTATTGACGCTGAGCAAGCTCCGTCGGACGGATTTCGGATACTACGAATGTCACGTCTCTAACGAAGTGGCTACACTGGTCGCCACTGCTCATCTGGTCATCGAAGGAACGACGCCTCATGCTCCTTACAATATTACCACCGAGTCAAGTGAATTCTCGGTCAGCCTCGAGTGGCTTCCGGGCTATAGTGGTGGATCTGATTACTCACAAAACTACGTCATTTG GTACCGACAAGAGGGAGCAACGCAGTGGATTCCTGTCGACGTCGATCCACCAACCAATACAAAGACGGTAATACACAACCTGCAGCCGGGAACCTCCTATGAGTTCCAGGTCATTGGCAAGAATGTTTTAGGAGATGGAATGTTCAGCAATATCATCAAGGAACGCACCAAAG GGCAAAGACCACCTGATCCACCTCCTCCTGGTCCTAGTCGAGCGACCACGTCACCGGCTCCGTCGAATAGCGGAGATAATGACG AATTACGGAAGTACAATGTAATCGTTTACCCGACTGACGCTCGTGGTTCCACCTACATTCCTGCTTTATTTCGCCCAACAG GGCCACCCCCAATAGCGCCAGAGAATGTAACCATCACCGAAACTTCCGATGGAATTATACTCTCCTGGAGCTATCCCCGTCGTGGAAATATAGCCATTGCGTATTTTACAGTGGATTATTGCTACGACGATCAATGGAGGCGGCTGAGTAAATCAGAGCTCAAGTCCACAGAGAATAATTTTCAAG taaAAAATCTGAGTCCTGGAAAGACGTATATGTTCAGGATTAACTCACATACGTTGACAAGTCAGGCCTCAAGCGAAAAGGTCTCGTACATCATCCAGCGCAAGATCAAAGACAAAGCTATCACTGCAGGAATCGTTGGAGGAATACTTTTTTTCATTGTAGCCATCATTTTGGCTGTTTGCACAGTAAAGTGTGTCAATAAGCGGAACAAGAGACGCAGGCGTGAACAGGAAAATG CTTACAGCATGGTGGCCTGTCAGATGTCAGCAGATACTCGAAACGGCTGTCAAACGGGCCCTGCCAAGTCAGTGCCTTCCAGAAA GCTCTCGTCCGAGCTCTCTTCCTCCGAGGCAAGCATCTTAGCGACTACTATAGCTAGTCTGATGCTCAACCGTAATAGCGTAGCGAGTCATC AGGATGGATTGGCCGACTGCCCTCTATAA
- the LOC124340787 gene encoding protein turtle-like isoform X6, with protein MARVRRRIAFGLTRCCHDFTPACCSCRQFNETNKQESGAGEVQDGRSIYLSSDACSSYQRKNKSGRLRRHRFISSFLSKSTDGGCQQSLEQQPALRPTISQRSHLMPIISSHHTVVFIVVTLLHSLFTSGLSNPQDAEHLTAMVGDSIVFNCHIEFPEAHPVPYVIQWEKKGVEIPIFIWYENYLHTGEGYEGRVSRIAQQGSLEGSSHYGLASLNLTRIRESDQGWYSCLVNFLNRSPRQDKNGTLFHLNVHAPPRFTMTPEDVVYVSLGDPIILSCLAEGTPIPEILWYRDNELVHTSPSLAVANDGTELRISSIRQEDIGDYTCAAKNGQGSVRHTTKLVVAGGAVIIVPPLNVTRLEGDKLEMPCEARGLPGNFSVTWYRENHAVRSIPWLESRTLLKRDGTLVISPVHSDDRGLYSCEVTNGIGEPQRASAYIEVEYPARVTFTPTVQYLPLRLSGVVRCHVEAHPPFQFITWTKDKRIFDPFETPNVGVLKNGSLLFEKVSQENQGRYTCTPYNVHGTAGSSAVMEVLVREPPTFVTRPKPIYQHKIDDDIQMMCEAQGTPSPRVTWRRMDGRPLPRDRSREELGVLTLSKLRRTDFGYYECHVSNEVATLVATAHLVIEGTTPHAPYNITTESSEFSVSLEWLPGYSGGSDYSQNYVIWYRQEGATQWIPVDVDPPTNTKTVIHNLQPGTSYEFQVIGKNVLGDGMFSNIIKERTKGQRPPDPPPPGPSRATTSPAPSNSGDNDELRKYNVIVYPTDARGSTYIPALFRPTGPPPIAPENVTITETSDGIILSWSYPRRGNIAIAYFTVDYCYDDQWRRLSKSELKSTENNFQVKNLSPGKTYMFRINSHTLTSQASSEKVSYIIQRKIKDKAITAGIVGGILFFIVAIILAVCTVKCVNKRNKRRRREQENAYSMVACQMSADTRNGCQTGPAKSVPSRKRKEDGLADCPL; from the exons ATGGCTCGGGTCCGAAGGCGTATCGCATTCGGTCTTACCCGATGTTGCCACGATTTCACGCCCGCATGCTGCTCTTGCCGTCAATTCA ATGAAACAAACAAGCAGGAATCGGGCGCCGGTGAAGTCCAAGATGGCAGGTCGATCTACCTCTCGTCTGACGCTTGCAGCAGCTACCAGCGCAAAAATAAGTCCGGAAGGCTGCGGCGGCATCGATTTATCTCatcctttttatcaaaatccaCTGACGGTGGTTGCCAGCAATCGCTAGAGCAGCAGCCTGCACTACGACCCACGATCTCTCAACGCTCCCACCTTATGCCCATCATTTCGTCCCACCACACTGTTGTCTTCATTGTCGTCACTCTCCTCCACTCGCTATTCACCTCAG GATTAAGTAACCCACAGGACGCTGAACATCTGACGGCAATGGTAGGCGACTCGATCGTCTTCAACTGCCACATCGAGTTTCCAGAAGCCCATCCAGTTCCTTACGTCATTCAGTGGGAGAAAAAG GGAGTGGAGATacctatttttatttggtaCGAAAACTATTTGCATACGGGCGAAGGATACGAAGGCCGAGTGTCTCGCATAGCACAACAAGGCTCCCTCGAAGGCTCATCTCATTACGGCCTAGCTTCGCTCAACCTGACACGGATTCGTGAGTCCGATCAAGGCTGGTATTCGTGTTTGGTCAACTTTCTCAACCGATCGCCACGACAAGACAAGAATGGCACTCTCTTCCATCTTAACGTTCATG CTCCACCAAGATTTACGATGACTCCCGAAGACGTAGTCTACGTCAGCCTTGGAGATCCTATTATTCTGAGTTGCCTGGCAGAAGGAACACCCATCCCTGAGATCCTGTGGTATCGCGACAACGAGTTAGTTCACACCTCCCCCTCTCTGGCCGTGGCCAACGATGGCACTGAGCTGCGGATTTCGAGCATACGCCAGGAAGATATTGGCGACTACACGTGTGCAGCCAAGAATGGCCAAGGAAGTGTCCGACATACCACAAAACTCGTCGTTGCTG GAGGAGCCGTAATAATCGTTCCGCCATTGAACGTCACCAGACTGGAGGGTGACAAGTTGGAGATGCCATGTGAGGCACGGGGGCTTCCTGGCAACTTTAGCGTTACCTGGTACCGTGAAAATCATGCTGTGCGCTCGATCCCGTGGCTCGAGTCCCGCACTTTACTTAAAAGAGATGGTACTCTGGTTATCAGTCCCGTTCACTCGGACGACAGAGGGCTCTATTCATGCGAAGTCACCAACGGAATCGGCGAACCCCAGAGAGCGTCGGCCTATATAGAGGTTGAAT ATCCTGCTCGAGTGACGTTCACTCCAACGGTTCAGTATCTTCCATTGCGACTGTCGGGCGTAGTACGATGTCACGTCGAAGCTCATCCACCATTTCAATTCATCACGTGGACTAAGGACAAACGAATATTCGATCCTTTTGAAACGCCCAACGTCGGTGTCCTGAAAAACGGCTCGTTGCTTTTTGAAAAG GTGTCGCAAGAAAACCAAGGTCGTTATACATGCACGCCGTACAACGTCCATGGAACTGCAGGCTCGTCAGCTGTTATGGAAGTTCTTGTCCGAGAGCCGCCTACGTTCGTGACTCGACCCAAACCTATATACCAGCACAAGATTGACGACGACATTCAGATGATGTGCGAGGCTCAAGGAACTCCCAGTCCCCGCGTCACTTGGAGAAGG ATGGACGGACGGCCTCTGCCTCGTGACCGTTCCCGGGAGGAACTTGGCGTATTGACGCTGAGCAAGCTCCGTCGGACGGATTTCGGATACTACGAATGTCACGTCTCTAACGAAGTGGCTACACTGGTCGCCACTGCTCATCTGGTCATCGAAGGAACGACGCCTCATGCTCCTTACAATATTACCACCGAGTCAAGTGAATTCTCGGTCAGCCTCGAGTGGCTTCCGGGCTATAGTGGTGGATCTGATTACTCACAAAACTACGTCATTTG GTACCGACAAGAGGGAGCAACGCAGTGGATTCCTGTCGACGTCGATCCACCAACCAATACAAAGACGGTAATACACAACCTGCAGCCGGGAACCTCCTATGAGTTCCAGGTCATTGGCAAGAATGTTTTAGGAGATGGAATGTTCAGCAATATCATCAAGGAACGCACCAAAG GGCAAAGACCACCTGATCCACCTCCTCCTGGTCCTAGTCGAGCGACCACGTCACCGGCTCCGTCGAATAGCGGAGATAATGACG AATTACGGAAGTACAATGTAATCGTTTACCCGACTGACGCTCGTGGTTCCACCTACATTCCTGCTTTATTTCGCCCAACAG GGCCACCCCCAATAGCGCCAGAGAATGTAACCATCACCGAAACTTCCGATGGAATTATACTCTCCTGGAGCTATCCCCGTCGTGGAAATATAGCCATTGCGTATTTTACAGTGGATTATTGCTACGACGATCAATGGAGGCGGCTGAGTAAATCAGAGCTCAAGTCCACAGAGAATAATTTTCAAG taaAAAATCTGAGTCCTGGAAAGACGTATATGTTCAGGATTAACTCACATACGTTGACAAGTCAGGCCTCAAGCGAAAAGGTCTCGTACATCATCCAGCGCAAGATCAAAGACAAAGCTATCACTGCAGGAATCGTTGGAGGAATACTTTTTTTCATTGTAGCCATCATTTTGGCTGTTTGCACAGTAAAGTGTGTCAATAAGCGGAACAAGAGACGCAGGCGTGAACAGGAAAATG CTTACAGCATGGTGGCCTGTCAGATGTCAGCAGATACTCGAAACGGCTGTCAAACGGGCCCTGCCAAGTCAGTGCCTTCCAGAAA GAGGAAAG AGGATGGATTGGCCGACTGCCCTCTATAA